One part of the Quercus lobata isolate SW786 chromosome 7, ValleyOak3.0 Primary Assembly, whole genome shotgun sequence genome encodes these proteins:
- the LOC115953479 gene encoding non-specific lipid-transfer protein 1-like isoform X1 has translation MASLNFSCVLFLCMIAIVPIAQATITCTQISNNVMPCVTYLMSNGASPPPENCCQGVRNLNGMVKTTPDHQAVCNCFKASAGGISGLNPTLVANLPKNCGVNSPYKISPSTDCSKVQ, from the exons ATGGCTAGCCTTAACTTTTCATGTGTGCTTTTCTTGTGCATGATAGCTATTGTACCCATTGCCCAAGCCACCATAACATGCactcaaatttcaaacaatGTAATGCCATGCGTAACCTACCTTATGAGCAATGGTGCTTCGCCTCCACCTGAAAACTGTTGCCAAGGGGTTAGAAACCTCAACGGCATGGTCAAGACCACACCTGATCACCAAGCCGTTTGCAACTGTTTTAAAGCCTCAGCTGGTGGAATTTCTGGACTCAACCCTACTTTAGTTGCTAACCTCCCAAAAAATTGTGGAGTCAATAGTCCTTACAAGATCAGCCCCTCCACCGACTGTTCAAA AGTGCAGTGA
- the LOC115953479 gene encoding non-specific lipid-transfer protein 1-like isoform X2, giving the protein MASLNFSCVLFLCMIAIVPIAQATITCTQISNNVMPCVTYLMSNGASPPPENCCQGVRNLNGMVKTTPDHQAVCNCFKASAGGISGLNPTLVANLPKNCGVNSPYKISPSTDCSKV; this is encoded by the coding sequence ATGGCTAGCCTTAACTTTTCATGTGTGCTTTTCTTGTGCATGATAGCTATTGTACCCATTGCCCAAGCCACCATAACATGCactcaaatttcaaacaatGTAATGCCATGCGTAACCTACCTTATGAGCAATGGTGCTTCGCCTCCACCTGAAAACTGTTGCCAAGGGGTTAGAAACCTCAACGGCATGGTCAAGACCACACCTGATCACCAAGCCGTTTGCAACTGTTTTAAAGCCTCAGCTGGTGGAATTTCTGGACTCAACCCTACTTTAGTTGCTAACCTCCCAAAAAATTGTGGAGTCAATAGTCCTTACAAGATCAGCCCCTCCACCGACTGTTCAAA